Part of the Hemiscyllium ocellatum isolate sHemOce1 chromosome 30, sHemOce1.pat.X.cur, whole genome shotgun sequence genome is shown below.
ttaccttttagagATTATATTTCATCCTTTCTCCACCCCAAAAATGCTTTTTTAGTTGTTAGTTACTGATTTTTAAAGGCTCTTAATTCTCATGATTTCCACTAATCTTCCCGAAAttttatgctttttcttttgctttttgttGTCAAGAGCGTGTTGCTGGGAAAGCCCTTAtggagggctcatgcctgaatcgtcaattctcttgctcctaggatgctgcctgacccgctgggctttcccagcagcacactctcgactctgatctccagcatctgcagtcctctgttTTTATATTGTCCCTGACTTATCAGCCATGAAGACACCAGTAACATCCTCATCCTCTCAAGCTATTTCAAGATGTTCCTTACAAAGGCCACACACCATGAGGGATTCTCAATCCTACTTACATAGGATACTGTCTGTATCCCTAAcactaactttttttttgctcctGCCCACACAGGCTTGAATGGCCTCCTATAccatggtgcattagtcagttttcccatcctccctatagtcCTTTTCCTCAGGGACCAAATACCTCATAGCTGTTAGACAATGTCAAGAATGGAGGCTTCCCCCAATGCTAAATTCATGATCTCTCTGCCTGCTTCACTTGTAGTCACACCcttcctgtcactgaccacatGGCTAAATTTGAAGGACTTAACCAACACCGTGTGATTGTCTCCTGAAACCCAGTATCCAAGTAACTGTTTCCCCCTCCCTAATGTGTTGCAGTGATCGAAACTTAGACTCCATCTCATCAATTCTGAGCCAGAGTTTCTTgtgcaaccaacacttgctacagATATGGTGACTATGAACCATAGTGGGATCTACCAGTTCCCTTATCATGCAGGTACAGAACAAGGAAGATTGCATCTGACTAGGAGGATTGTGCAGATGATGAAGTGATATACACGGAATTTAGCAAGACTTTTGATGATGTTTCACATGATGAACTGGCCAAAAACTTTTAAAAACCATGAAATCCAAGTGACCTTAGCAAACTAGGTACAAAATTTGGCAGAAAACAAAAGCATAAcgacatttatttttgtttctgaacagAAGTCACCctggattcaaaatattaagtctGTTTCTCCATTGATGCTttcagacctgagtttctccagcattctctgcgtttgttgtggttctgttcaccgagctgggaatttgcagaatcggattcctgtgagtgtggcgttgatgatctggtgtgtgttctctatttctgaggacatgccacaacccaaaggactagccacactaccatacatcaagagcatttccgaactgacagccagactactgcgaccactaggactcacaacagcacacaaccaacagccactctcagacaacaactcaccagaacgaaggacccgatacccagcatgaacaaaaccaatgtagtgtacaaaatcccatgcaaggactgcacaaaacactacattggacaaacaggaagacagctaacgatctgcatccatgaaaccaactagccacgaaacaacacgaccagctattcttagtagccacacacgcagatgacaagcaacatgaattcgactaggacaacaccactattataagACAAActaaaccgagaacagccagggaattcgtagaggcatggcactcatccacagattcaatcaataagcacatcgatctggacccaatataccgaccactgcaatggacagctggaactgacaaccggaagcggcagagacaaaccattataaatgccggaggaaacatcacagaagaacttcacaggaggctcccaagcactgaggatgtcacctagacatgggacgaaacgtctgcaacataaattcccagctcggcgaacagaaccacaacaacgagcacccgagctacaaatcttctcacaaactttgaattctctgcatttgtttcagatatccagtACTTCCCCTTTATTCAAGAGTAAAAGTAGCTGAGTGCTTTTACAACTGGAAAACTGTTTCCCATCAGCTTTTCATAGGGCTCAGTTTTAAATCCTCTGCTTGATGTGGTTATATTAAAAATTTGGATATAACTATAGGATGCCCTGTCcagaaatttgaagatgacaaaaATTGGCCATGTGTTCGATAATGATGAGGGAAGTTGTAAACTGCATGAACAGCAGTATCAGAGCTTTTGGATTTGTGGGGAGATTAGGAAAAACATGTTCATATAGGAATGTGGTCGGGACCTGAAACTCACTACATGAAATGGTTGTAGAGCGTGAAACTCTCAACTGATTATAAAAGGTACAAGTGAAGTCCCTTAATCTCCAagaatatggatcaaatgctgaaaaatggaatTAAGCCAGGACATTCATTTTTCAGTAGACACAGTGTAGGTTCTTAATgtgcaatcaatttttcaatattttctgatTTACTGAAGAGGTGTGTGCAAGGTCAGAGGGAAAGCAGGGGAATGACAGTCCACGAATTTAGAAGGGCTCAGTCTGAGCAtggtcaaatggccttcttctgtgaaTATTAATGACTAATTCCTCTCAAAAGACACATCTAAACAAATGGAAACAAAACAGATCATACCTGCATTAATAGATAGCTCTGCCAATTTCATGGGAAGTTCCGATGGACTGACTCCAGCAGGTGAGCCTAGGATGTCAGGCAAAGCATTTCTTCGGCCTGTCCGTCCTGACGTAGCAAAGTCCAGCACAGGTTCCACCTCAGTCATTGCAGCAAAATCTCGTTTTTACCACCTGAAAATATAGAGTATTGAACATTTCAACAACTTGGTCTTCAGTATCTTTAAACATTCCAAAATGCTTcataaaaacaaaattcagaCAATAGGGACAAAGATAATCATCAAAATAAACTAGGATACATGTGAAAATACACACAGAATTAGCAAAATGGAGGGCTTTAAGAGAGCTTTGCTAAAAGCTGTGCCATTCTAGAGTGAACAGAGGGAAGTAGGATGGAAAGGAAACTAAAGATGCAGGAGCTGGAGATACAAACCAAAACAGGGAACTGAATCACAAATCACAGACTTAAATGTTTAACAGCCACAGAAT
Proteins encoded:
- the pkib gene encoding cAMP-dependent protein kinase inhibitor beta, whose protein sequence is MTEVEPVLDFATSGRTGRRNALPDILGSPAGVSPSELPMKLAELSINAGGGGEGSQTPSTEVPPESTETPELKDAS